AACTGATATTCGCAGCAAATTGGATGCGTGAAAGTAACATTACGTCGGCCATGAGGTGCTCCGGATGACGAGTGTGAACAACATTAATGACATAGGATTAATTCAACTGTTTTTAAGAAATTTATCTTTCATGTCGAGTACTTTTCCAACTCCTGAACCAAGTTTCATCAGGGTGGTGAGCTTTTCAGGGCTCAACCTCTGCAGCTCTTCGCTCCATTTGGTCATGTTTTCCAGTAACTCATGTATTTCCTGCAATCGATGTTGGGCATATTCTTCCTGTTGATTCGCAGGTTGATCCAACAAAATGTCACGTAACACACTCAAAGTCGGATCCATTTCTCGTTTGCGTCGCTCTTCAAAGACTTTGTTTGCCATGTCCCAAATACTGCCTAAGGCTTTGAAATAGTCTTTTCTGTCACCTGCAACATGCTGTATTTGCACTAGACGCCAAGACTGCAATTCCTTTAATCCCATGCTCACGTTTCCGCGAGAAATACTTAAGGCTTCTGCTATGTCGTTAGCACTGAGCGGCTGTTCATTGACAACTAGCAATG
Above is a window of Aliiglaciecola sp. LCG003 DNA encoding:
- a CDS encoding GbsR/MarR family transcriptional regulator, whose protein sequence is MKMTPMIETFVMHFGEMGSRWGFNRTVGQMYALLVVNEQPLSANDIAEALSISRGNVSMGLKELQSWRLVQIQHVAGDRKDYFKALGSIWDMANKVFEERRKREMDPTLSVLRDILLDQPANQQEEYAQHRLQEIHELLENMTKWSEELQRLSPEKLTTLMKLGSGVGKVLDMKDKFLKNS